The DNA region TCCGCAACCGCTGCAACTGCGTCTGCGCGACGACGGCGATCGCGTCAAGCAGTACCTCGCCAAGCTGCAGCAGGCGAACATTCGCTTCAAGCAAGGGAAGTTTCTCAAGAACTTCATTCATATCATCGCCGACGTCAACCCGGTGCAGCTGCCGCTCTTCGACTCCGGCGAGTTTATCATCCAGAACGAGGCCTCCGGGCTGGCGGTGGAATTGCTCAATCCGCGCCCCGGCGAGACCGTGCTCGATCTCTGCGCGGCGCCCGGCGGCAAGACCACGGATATCGCGTTGCGCATCGGCGAGGGCGGCAATGTCACGGCGCTGGACAACTCCGAGCCGCGCCTGAACCTGCTGCGCGAAAACATCCAGCGTCTCAAGATTGCCAACATCTTTCCGATCAAGGCCGACGGCACGAAATTCCGCTCCGGCGAGTATGACAAGATTCTGGTCGACGCGCCCTGTTCCGGTTCCGGCGTGTTCCGCAAATTTCCCGAGGGGCGCTGGATCACGACGCAGGAGGATATTCCGCGCTATGCCGCCCTGCAACAGGCGTTACTCGGCAATGCCGTGACCCTGCTCAGGCCGGAGGGCGCCATCGTCTACTCCACCTGCTCGGTGTTGCGCGCCGAGAACGAAGCGGTGATCGCGGAGTTTCTCAAGGAGCATCCGGAATTTGAAGTTCGCATTCCCGAGACGTTCAAGTTCAAGGAAGTCCTGGGTGAAGACAACTTCATGCGCACCTACCCCGGCCTGAAGTATCTCGACAACATCTTCGCCGCGTACCTGACGCGCAAGTAGGGCAGCGCCGCGATGACGCCGCGCTCATACCTCAAACCGCTCTTCTACTACGTCGGCGTGCCGCTGCTGGCGTTCCTGGTGATCTTCATTTTCCTCAACAATTTCGTGATGCCGATCATTACCAAGCACGGCGAGGAATTTGTCCTGCCCAGCCTCATCGGCAAAACCGAGTTTGAAGCCGACGAGATCGCGCAGAAATTCGATCTCACCCTGGAGGTTGCCGGCCGCGAATACTCGATTGAAAAGCCGCAGGGGCAAATTCTGACGCAGGTACCGGAGGCGGGCACGATGGTCAAGCAGGGCCGCAACGTCAAGATCGTCGTCTCCGCCGGCACCCGGATGAGCCAGGTGCCCGAAGTCTACGGACTGCCGTTGGCGCAAGCCACGATCACGCTGCAAAAGGCCGGCTTCCAGGCGGGCGACATTGTCTGGATGAAGGTTGATTCGTTGCCCAAGAACACCGCCATCGAGACGATTCCCTCCCACGGCGCGACCTTGCCCGCGGGCGCCAAGGTCTCGATCGCCGTCAATCAAGGCGAAGAGCAGAATATCCTGATCATGCCGTCGCTTGTCGGTCTGCCGTTGGAGCGCGCGCGGGAGCGGTTGGAAGGCCTCGGCCTCGTGCTTGACGATATCAAGCGCGTCAAAGAGGAGCGCTATCTGCCGAATACCGTCCTCGACCAGAAACCGGCGCAGGGCACCCAGGTGTTGCGCGGCGAACGCGTCAAACTCTCCGTTTCCAAGACTGATTAATTGCAGTTGCTTCAACACGCATGGCCTGCGATAATGGCCTCCGGCGCCGCAGCAATCGTGATTCGCGCCGATTGGGAAGAGTAAGCATGCCGCTGGTTGCACCGTCGCTTTTAGCTGCCGATTTCCTCCACCTGGAATCTGATGTCCGCCGCATCGAAACTGCCGGCGTCGACTGGTTGCACATGGATGTCATGGACGGCCACTTCGTTCCCAACCTGAGTTTCGGCCCATTCATCATCAAGCAGATCG from Candidatus Zixiibacteriota bacterium includes:
- the rsmB gene encoding 16S rRNA (cytosine(967)-C(5))-methyltransferase RsmB, encoding MSEQQQQHLNPREEAYRVLMIARRDPEALQQELSQLKQKNFRGRFDLNLAIYLVSGTIKMQKRLDLILSQYLRKKLSSHSDSLITVLRVGCFQLLPDCNIPHYAAVNETVNLAKKYTPGAEAMVNAVLKNIAQNIEKLTFEELRADMLNFLTQFYSYPIWFVKELLAVYPEAVVEKFLRNGNDPQPLQLRLRDDGDRVKQYLAKLQQANIRFKQGKFLKNFIHIIADVNPVQLPLFDSGEFIIQNEASGLAVELLNPRPGETVLDLCAAPGGKTTDIALRIGEGGNVTALDNSEPRLNLLRENIQRLKIANIFPIKADGTKFRSGEYDKILVDAPCSGSGVFRKFPEGRWITTQEDIPRYAALQQALLGNAVTLLRPEGAIVYSTCSVLRAENEAVIAEFLKEHPEFEVRIPETFKFKEVLGEDNFMRTYPGLKYLDNIFAAYLTRK
- a CDS encoding PASTA domain-containing protein, yielding MTPRSYLKPLFYYVGVPLLAFLVIFIFLNNFVMPIITKHGEEFVLPSLIGKTEFEADEIAQKFDLTLEVAGREYSIEKPQGQILTQVPEAGTMVKQGRNVKIVVSAGTRMSQVPEVYGLPLAQATITLQKAGFQAGDIVWMKVDSLPKNTAIETIPSHGATLPAGAKVSIAVNQGEEQNILIMPSLVGLPLERARERLEGLGLVLDDIKRVKEERYLPNTVLDQKPAQGTQVLRGERVKLSVSKTD